The Streptococcus sp. DTU_2020_1001019_1_SI_AUS_MUR_006 sequence ATTCTAGGTCTACTCGTTCCTAATCTAACTGGCATTGGTTTATTGGGAGATTTATTTGTAGGAGGACTAAAGGCCATCGCCCCTGTCCTGGTTTTTGCTTTAGTCGCTAACGCCCTTTCCCAACACCAGAAAGGTCAAGATAGCAATATGAAAAAAGTCATTTTCCTCTATTTGCTTGGGACCTTTGCTGCGGCTCTTGTAGCAGTTTTGGCTAGCTTTCTCTTCCCTGTTCAGATGGTCTTGAGTAGTGCTAGTACAGAAGTTACTCCTCCAGACGGCATCGGACAAGTACTCAGTAATCTCCTACTAAAAATAGTAGACAATCCTGTCAATGCCATCATCGAAGCTAACTATATCGGAATTCTCTCTTGGGCTATCGTCTTTGGAGTTGCCATGCGAGAAGCTAGCAAAAATAGCAAGGAGCTACTCAAAACAATGGCCAGTGTGACTTCAAAAATCGTCGAATGGATCATTAACCTTGCGCCATTTGGTATCCTCGGGTTAGTCTTCGAAACCATCTCTGGTCAAGGTATTGCGAGTTTAGCAAATTACGGAATCTTACTCGGACTTTTGATTGCCACTATGGTTTTCGTTGCCCTAGTGATCAATCCTCTGATTGCTTTTCTCTTTATCAAGAAAAATCCTTATCCACTTGTTTGGAAATGTTTGCGTATCAGCGGAGTCACAGCCTTTTTCACCCGAAGCTCAGCTGCAAATATCCCTGTTAATATGAAACTCTGTGAGGATCTAGGTCTTAATCCAGATACCTATTCTGTCTCTATCCCACTTGGATCAACTATCAATATGGCTGGAGCTGCTGTTACCATCAACATCTTAACCCTAGCTGCTGTCAATACCCTTGGAATCTCAGTTGATTTTGCAACAGCCTTTGTACTCAGTATCGTTGCAGCCATCTCTGCCTGCGGTGCTTCAGGAATTGCCGGAGGTTCTCTCCTACTTATCCCGGTTGCTTGCAGTCTCTTTGGAATTACCAATGATATTGCTATGCAGGTTGTGGGTGTCGGATTTGTCATCGGTGTTATTCAAGACTCTTGCGAAACAGCCCTCAACTCCTCAACAGATGTCCTCTTTACAGCAGTAGCCGAATTTTCCTCTGCTCGCAATAAATAATCAAGGAGGTTGGGACAAAAAATCCCGACCTCACTTTTCATTAACAATCAAACTTTGACGCGGTAGCTGATTGAACTTTTTGTTCGTCTTTTAGACTCCAAAAAGCTCCTAATCATCCTCGCGGGGCTGGGACGACGAAATCGAGACTTTGTCTATCGATTTCTGTCCCACCGCCTTTGTCTGGTTTCTATCATTCATTTTAGGAAATGTCTCATGTCTATCACTCAACGTACTTTTAAACTTGTTTTAGCCACTTGTCTAGCCTGTGTTCTAGCCTACTTTCTTGATTTATCTTCGGCTGTTTCTGCTGGTATCATCGCCCTTTTGAGCTTATCAGATACCCGTAGAAGTACGATCAAACTGGCTAAAAACCGCTTATTCTCAACCCTGCTGGCTCTGTCTATCGGCGTCTTAGCCTTTCAACTGACTGGCTACCATATTTGGAGTTTTGGTCTCTATCTCGCCCTCTATGTCCCTCTGGCCTATAAACTGGGCTGGGAGATTGGCATTACCCCGAGTAGTGTCCTAGTCAGTCATCTCTTGGTTCAGAAGTCTACATCACCAGATCTGCTAGTGAATGAGCTCCTCCTATTTCTGATCGGTACGGGATTTGCCTTGACTGTCAATCTTTACATGCCTTCTCGGCAAGAAGAGATCCATCTCTATCATCTCAAGGTGGAAGAAAAACTCAAACACATTTTACAACGTTTTGAATATTATCTTGGAAAGGGCGATGGTCGTAACCGTGCCCAACTCGTTGAAGAACTGGATCATCTTCTTGAAGAAGCTCTCAAACTGGTCTATCTTGATCACTCTGACCACCTCTTTCATCAGACCGACTATCATATCCACTATTTCGAAATGAGACAGAGACAGAGTCGCATTCTTCGTAATATGGCCCAGCAAATCAACACCTGTAATCTAGCCGCAAGCGAAAGCCTAATCCTTGCCCAGCTATTCGCTAAAATTGCAGATCAACTCAGTCAGACCAATCCTGCCAACGATTTATTAAATGATATTGAAAGCTACCTGCAGGTATTTCGCAATCGTAACCTCCCTAAAACAAGGGAAGAATTTGAAACGCGCGCAACCTTACTTCAACTCCTGCGCGAATTGGAAAACTTTATTCAACTGAAAGTTGACTTCTATCAACGCTATTCTGAAGAAAAAAGCAATCTATCATCATAAACAAAACACCTTTTGAACTGCGAAAACTTGCAATTCAAAAGGTGTTTTTCTGTCTCAAACCTAGCTAACTAGTTAATCTTACCGAGTAGCAAAATTGCTATGAACTCCTAATGATAGACTTATCTTTCCCTTAAGAAGTATAGATGGAATTTCTAAACTCATCTGATTCCTTAAGATATGCCTTGTAAATAGCTTTTTTCAACTTCTGAACAGGAGTTTCAATAAAACGATATTGTTTTTGACTGATATTTCCTGCTTTGATCTGAGCAAGTTCTTCTTTTACCGCTTCATCCATCAATTGCTTCATTCTTTCAGGACTGGCAATCACTTCTTGCTTACCTTTGTAGTCAATCGTAATCGATTTTAACTTACTTATATTAGCAATCCGTTCATCCATTTGTTCCTTCTTGAATTGGGCATAGGTCTTACCAGCTAAGATCTTTTCAAAGATGTACTGGTCTGACAAGGGACGATTCTCTTTTTCAGCATCTTGTTTGTACTGATTAGAGACATAAGGAACGAAACCTTCGTAATAGCCAAGTTCTGCCATGAGTTCAAAGGCTTGTTTTCTAAAGCTGATATCACCACTCATTCCCTTATCATTTTCGTTGACACCATAAATCGTATCAAACATATCAACGGTATAATAACCATTGGCATCTACTTTCCCTGTAGCCGTGAATCCTTTAATGATATAGCGATTTACCACGATATGATTGTCAATCAAACTATGAACATCGCCTAATTTGCTAGCATCTGCCTCGGTCAAGGCCTTGATTTCCTCGCTCTGGTGGGTTGGTTTGACTGATGGATTTGGATAAGGAACAGGAGTTCTTGAACCACTTGTCGCACTTGGCAAGAGTTGCTTGAAGTAGACTGCCTTATCCGCAGCTGACAATCCTCGACTTGCCTCAGCTTCTAGATAATCTAAAGTATAGAGAACATCGAAACTACCGTGCATATATTCTTTCACATCTGTGGCTGATTTAAAGCGCTCTGGTGTCTTGTTGTAGAAACTGTCTTTGTCACTCTCATCATAAACAAAGTTCAAGTTAAAGTAGGTATCTGTTTCAGGAGTGTAGGAGTTTTCAAAGATTCCACGCGCATAGAATTCTGCCCCTGTACCATCTCGTCGACCATAATTGTTAAAGAGGACTGTGCGATCCAACAAGTGAGTCATTTCATGAGAGTAAGTCGCTGACCCTCGATCGTCCAAGACCCTATCAATAAAGTAACGCACACCAGCACCATTTGCCTCAGCACCAACTGATTGAGGCGGAGAATACATACCTAGCGGAGACATGAAGTCCTTGACTCCCTTATCCGCCTCTGGTCCAAACTCCTTAGACCAGGCTTCCTTGATGCCTGCATTTTGCTTGCTAGTATACTTTTTCATAGTATCCACAATCAAACGGTTGGTTACTAGTTTTGATTGATTGTCTTTCTTAGTGATTCTATAAAGCGTATCAACATAGGCAGCCTGACGCTCAGCTGTCAATTCAACCAAAGCCTTCACTTTTTCCAATTCAGCCTTATATTGAGCAGGATTGCTTTGAGCCAGTGAGGTATCCATATAAGTTCCAATATTTCCGTAGGAAACAGTTGCCATATTAGTAATGGCATAAATGCTCGGTTCCTTGATGTTTACTAGGCCTAGAAGAGTAGCTATGTTATATTGTTTGCGATTATCAATCTGTTGAGGTTCTGCCCCGTACTTGGCAGGATCAGAGGTCAACTTCGTGTAGAGACTGACATTTTCATCTGTCTTCTCTTTGGATTTCTTCTCAACAACGATGGCTTTTGTAGCGTCCTTCAACCAAGTATCGCCATCCATACTTGTAAAGGTTGTTCGGTTATAGTCAAGAAAGTCTAATAGGGTTGACTTATCGGTTACTTTTCCAAAGTATGTTTCAAATGTTCGAGGACTATTGACCAGTTTCATCTCATCATAGCTCATTGAACCTAGAGATGTTAGCCATTCTAATGACGTCACCTTCTTGCCAAAAGAGCTTGGATTGTAGGCAAGAATATCACGGATGTTGGTCTTGCCAAAATCAATATTGTAGAAACGATTGATATAGGTTAGTCCTAAGAGTATTTTTTCCTTATTAGCTTCTAAATCTGCCTGAACCTTGGCTCTGGTTTCTGCTGTGTTTCCGAGCACACTCAAGGTATGGGCTACAACTTTTTTAAGGTCTGTATCTAGGGTCTTTTTCGTTTCTTCAAGTGTGTCTTTAATAGATAATCTCTCTAGATATTCTTTGCGAAGGACTTCTTTAACCTCTTCATCTGTAATAGTAGGATTTGTCTTTTTGAGTTCAATCTTCTTACTAATTACATCCCGCCCCAGAATATTTGGCCTGAGGGCATTTGTCACATAAGCATTGGAAAGCAGGTCCACAGCCTTCATTCCTTGGCTAGCTGGTCTTACATCAATGGCATTTTCTAACTCCGTATTCACTGGAAGAAGATGAGGTTTGGTTTCTTTGGTACCCACCAAGATGACCTTTGGTTTCATTGCTTTTGTCACAGTACTTGTTTCCGTGTGTGATAGCAATTCACCTGTTTGAGAATTTACTTCATAAACTCTGGTAGTGGTTGTCTCGCCAGGATCTCCCTGACTTTCTACTTTTTCAAGGTCCTTCTCAAGTGTTGGTTCCTGACGGCGTTCCTCCTTGATTGGAATTGGGGTCACAATAGTCTGGACATTTCCGACCTTCACTACCTTATCAATTGGAGCTGTTACTTCCTTTTGGTGATCTCTTTCTGTAACCTGACCTGTCTGAGTATCTACTTGGTAGGTGGTTGTCGTTTTTTCGCTGCCTTCCTTACCTGGAACAGCAACTTTTTCTGTTTGATAAGGAAGTGAAGGGTCCGCTTCATATATCGTATTATTTGCGATGACCTTTGTTTCTACACTTGGTTTGGTCCCAACTAGAACAACCTCATCTACCTTTTCCACCAGAGTTTTTGATGTACTAGACTCTGTAATCTGACCACTTGTTTGATCTCTTGTATATTGGGTAGTGGTTTCTACTTGTCCATTGACCCCATGTGTTTTCGTTTTTCTAGAACCGACTTCTTGGCTGTCATCTGCTTGATAGACTGTTTTATATGGGATTGTTTGGGTTTCAATCTTAGGTTCTGGAACTGGCGCCGACTCTACCTTAGTACCTACTGCGATAATTTCGGAAATTGGATCCACAGTTACAGTATTGGATTTGACTTGGCGGTCTTCCTTGCCATCCACAGTCGTCACTTCCGTTAAGATAGTGCGCTCA is a genomic window containing:
- the sstT gene encoding serine/threonine transporter SstT gives rise to the protein MKRIIRAWNKTNLIKRIGIGMTLGAILGLLVPNLTGIGLLGDLFVGGLKAIAPVLVFALVANALSQHQKGQDSNMKKVIFLYLLGTFAAALVAVLASFLFPVQMVLSSASTEVTPPDGIGQVLSNLLLKIVDNPVNAIIEANYIGILSWAIVFGVAMREASKNSKELLKTMASVTSKIVEWIINLAPFGILGLVFETISGQGIASLANYGILLGLLIATMVFVALVINPLIAFLFIKKNPYPLVWKCLRISGVTAFFTRSSAANIPVNMKLCEDLGLNPDTYSVSIPLGSTINMAGAAVTINILTLAAVNTLGISVDFATAFVLSIVAAISACGASGIAGGSLLLIPVACSLFGITNDIAMQVVGVGFVIGVIQDSCETALNSSTDVLFTAVAEFSSARNK
- a CDS encoding G5 domain-containing protein, with protein sequence MKQHHFKAKQRFSLRKYAVGTCSVLLGTSLFFVGTSGNAVLAEERIPQLVSHYVEDKDLPESLKAELRWFEENAIQVEEGKDYYFVYRKSTAKLPDTGLFSNAILPVLGTGILLVSLTLIKKRKGASLFLVTVLAVGGTALSVSALENLVELRPALIKTVAGEFLPSPERIEGYEFTGYYFVRENEEISKTEDTKPHSPQVEKVESTSIPSEGIPSLVEVKPELEVTTEAVAYDTLHQDDPDLLKGETRVLRAGVSGERTILTEVTTVDGKEVRQVKSNTVTLEPISEIIAVGTKVESTSIPSEGTPSLEEVKPELEVSTEAVAYDTVYQDDPDLLKGQTRVIQTGVTGERTILTEVTTVDGKEDRQVKSNTVTVEPISEIIAVGTKVEHTSIPSEGVPSLEEVKPELEVTTEVVAYDTVYQDDPDLLKGQTRLIRAGVAGERTILTEVTTVDGKEDRQVKSNTVTVEPISEIIAVGTKVESTSTPSESTPSLVEVKPELEVTTEAIAYDTVYQDAPNLLKGQTRVIQAGVAGERTILTAVTTVDGKEDRQVKSNTVTLAPVTEIIAVGTKVESTSIPSEGTPSLVEVKPELEVTTEAVAYDTLYHDDPDLLMGQTRVVRVGVAGERTILTEVTTVDGKENRKQVSNEVTTAPVTEIIAVGTKVESTSTPSEGTPSLIEVKPELEVTTEAVAYDTIHQDDPDLLKDQTRVIQAGVAGERTILTEVTTVDGKEDRQVKSNAVTLEPVTEIIAVGTKVESTSTPSEGTPSLVQVKPELEVATETVAYDTIHQEDPDLLKGQTRVLRAGVSGERTILTEVTTVDGKEDRQVKSNTVTLAPVTEIIAVGTKVESTSTPSEGTLSLVQEKPELEVTTEAVAYDTIHQDDPDLLKGQTRVIRAGVAGERTILTEVTTVDGKEVRQVKSNTVTLEPISEIIAVGTKVKSTSIPSEGTPSLVEVKPELEVTTEAVAYDTIHQDDPDLLKGETRLIRAGVAGERTILTEVTTVDGKEDRQVKSNTVTVDPISEIIAVGTKVESAPVPEPKIETQTIPYKTVYQADDSQEVGSRKTKTHGVNGQVETTTQYTRDQTSGQITESSTSKTLVEKVDEVVLVGTKPSVETKVIANNTIYEADPSLPYQTEKVAVPGKEGSEKTTTTYQVDTQTGQVTERDHQKEVTAPIDKVVKVGNVQTIVTPIPIKEERRQEPTLEKDLEKVESQGDPGETTTTRVYEVNSQTGELLSHTETSTVTKAMKPKVILVGTKETKPHLLPVNTELENAIDVRPASQGMKAVDLLSNAYVTNALRPNILGRDVISKKIELKKTNPTITDEEVKEVLRKEYLERLSIKDTLEETKKTLDTDLKKVVAHTLSVLGNTAETRAKVQADLEANKEKILLGLTYINRFYNIDFGKTNIRDILAYNPSSFGKKVTSLEWLTSLGSMSYDEMKLVNSPRTFETYFGKVTDKSTLLDFLDYNRTTFTSMDGDTWLKDATKAIVVEKKSKEKTDENVSLYTKLTSDPAKYGAEPQQIDNRKQYNIATLLGLVNIKEPSIYAITNMATVSYGNIGTYMDTSLAQSNPAQYKAELEKVKALVELTAERQAAYVDTLYRITKKDNQSKLVTNRLIVDTMKKYTSKQNAGIKEAWSKEFGPEADKGVKDFMSPLGMYSPPQSVGAEANGAGVRYFIDRVLDDRGSATYSHEMTHLLDRTVLFNNYGRRDGTGAEFYARGIFENSYTPETDTYFNLNFVYDESDKDSFYNKTPERFKSATDVKEYMHGSFDVLYTLDYLEAEASRGLSAADKAVYFKQLLPSATSGSRTPVPYPNPSVKPTHQSEEIKALTEADASKLGDVHSLIDNHIVVNRYIIKGFTATGKVDANGYYTVDMFDTIYGVNENDKGMSGDISFRKQAFELMAELGYYEGFVPYVSNQYKQDAEKENRPLSDQYIFEKILAGKTYAQFKKEQMDERIANISKLKSITIDYKGKQEVIASPERMKQLMDEAVKEELAQIKAGNISQKQYRFIETPVQKLKKAIYKAYLKESDEFRNSIYTS
- a CDS encoding aromatic acid exporter family protein encodes the protein MSITQRTFKLVLATCLACVLAYFLDLSSAVSAGIIALLSLSDTRRSTIKLAKNRLFSTLLALSIGVLAFQLTGYHIWSFGLYLALYVPLAYKLGWEIGITPSSVLVSHLLVQKSTSPDLLVNELLLFLIGTGFALTVNLYMPSRQEEIHLYHLKVEEKLKHILQRFEYYLGKGDGRNRAQLVEELDHLLEEALKLVYLDHSDHLFHQTDYHIHYFEMRQRQSRILRNMAQQINTCNLAASESLILAQLFAKIADQLSQTNPANDLLNDIESYLQVFRNRNLPKTREEFETRATLLQLLRELENFIQLKVDFYQRYSEEKSNLSS